Proteins encoded in a region of the Sphingopyxis sp. OAS728 genome:
- the atpD gene encoding F0F1 ATP synthase subunit beta: MATAPAEKKAPAKKAAAPKAAAPKKAAAPKAASTGTATGRIAQVIGAVVDVQFTGQLPAILNALETDNNGNRLVLEVAQHLGENTVRTIAMDATDGLTRGQPVVDTGAQISVPVGPQTLGRILNVIGDPIDERGPVNATATAPIHAKAPEFVDQSTETSILVTGIKVIDLIAPYAKGGKIGLFGGAGVGKTVLIQELINNIAKGHGGTSVFAGVGERTREGNDLYHEFLDAGVIAKDKDGNPTPEGSKVALVFGQMNEPPGARARVALSGLTIAEYFRDQEGQDVLFFVDNIFRFTQAGSEVSALLGRIPSAVGYQPTLSTDMGALQERITSTNKGSITSVQAIYVPADDLTDPAPATSFAHLDATTTLNRAISELGIYPAVDPLDSTSRVLTAAIVGQEHYETARRVQETLQKYKSLQDIIAILGMDELSEEDKLVVARARKIQRFLSQPFHVAEVFTNIPGKFVAIEDTVKSFKAVVDGEYDHLPEAAFYMVGGIDEAVAKAAKLAEDA; encoded by the coding sequence ATGGCTACCGCTCCCGCTGAAAAGAAGGCTCCTGCCAAGAAGGCCGCCGCGCCCAAGGCCGCTGCGCCGAAGAAGGCTGCCGCTCCCAAGGCTGCAAGCACCGGCACCGCCACGGGCCGCATCGCACAGGTCATCGGCGCCGTCGTCGACGTCCAGTTCACCGGCCAGCTCCCCGCAATTCTGAACGCGCTCGAAACCGACAACAACGGCAACCGCCTTGTCCTCGAAGTCGCGCAGCACCTCGGCGAGAACACCGTCCGCACGATCGCGATGGACGCGACCGACGGCCTGACCCGCGGCCAGCCCGTCGTCGACACCGGCGCGCAGATCTCGGTCCCCGTCGGTCCGCAGACGCTCGGCCGCATCCTCAACGTCATCGGCGATCCGATCGACGAACGCGGCCCGGTGAACGCCACCGCCACCGCGCCGATCCACGCCAAGGCTCCCGAATTCGTCGACCAGTCGACCGAAACGAGCATCCTCGTCACCGGCATCAAGGTCATCGACCTGATCGCGCCTTACGCGAAGGGCGGCAAGATCGGCCTGTTCGGCGGCGCGGGCGTCGGCAAGACCGTTCTGATTCAGGAACTGATCAACAACATCGCCAAGGGCCACGGCGGCACCTCGGTGTTCGCGGGCGTCGGTGAACGCACCCGCGAAGGCAACGATCTCTACCACGAATTCCTCGACGCCGGCGTTATCGCCAAGGACAAGGACGGCAACCCGACCCCCGAAGGTTCGAAGGTTGCGCTGGTGTTCGGCCAGATGAACGAACCGCCGGGCGCCCGTGCCCGCGTCGCGCTCTCGGGTCTGACGATCGCCGAATATTTCCGCGACCAGGAAGGCCAGGACGTGCTCTTCTTCGTCGACAACATCTTCCGCTTCACGCAGGCGGGTTCGGAAGTGTCGGCGCTGCTCGGCCGTATTCCCTCGGCCGTGGGCTATCAGCCGACGCTGTCGACCGACATGGGCGCGCTGCAGGAACGCATCACCTCGACGAACAAGGGCTCGATCACCTCGGTGCAGGCCATTTACGTTCCCGCGGATGACCTTACCGACCCGGCTCCGGCAACCTCGTTCGCCCACTTGGACGCGACGACGACGCTGAACCGCGCGATTTCGGAACTCGGCATCTATCCGGCGGTCGATCCGCTCGATTCGACCTCGCGCGTGCTGACCGCCGCGATCGTCGGCCAGGAGCATTATGAGACCGCCCGCCGCGTTCAGGAAACGCTGCAGAAGTACAAGTCGCTGCAGGACATCATCGCGATTCTCGGCATGGACGAGCTTTCGGAAGAAGATAAGCTGGTCGTCGCCCGCGCGCGCAAGATCCAGCGCTTCCTGTCGCAGCCCTTCCACGTCGCCGAAGTCTTCACCAACATCCCCGGCAAGTTCGTGGCGATCGAAGACACGGTGAAGTCGTTCAAGGCGGTGGTCGATGGCGAATATGACCATCTGCCCGAAGCGGCCTTCTACATGGTCGGCGGCATCGACGAAGCGGTCGCCAAGGCCGCGAAGCTCGCCGAAGACGCGTAA
- a CDS encoding ATP synthase F1 subunit epsilon, translating to MALKFELVTPARLERTADVHMVTVPGTEGDFSVLEGHAPFMATLRNGPLTIYATAGAAPEVIEVEGGFAEVNEAGLTVLAEHVAS from the coding sequence ATGGCTCTGAAGTTCGAACTCGTCACCCCCGCCCGCCTCGAGCGGACCGCCGACGTCCATATGGTCACCGTCCCGGGGACCGAAGGCGATTTTTCGGTGCTCGAAGGGCATGCGCCTTTCATGGCGACGCTGCGCAACGGGCCGCTGACCATCTATGCGACCGCGGGCGCCGCGCCCGAAGTGATCGAGGTCGAGGGCGGCTTTGCCGAGGTTAACGAGGCAGGCCTCACGGTCCTGGCCGAGCATGTCGCAAGCTGA